Proteins from a single region of Fodinibius sp. Rm-B-1B1-1:
- a CDS encoding undecaprenyl-diphosphate phosphatase, translating into MSIIEVIILSIIEGITEFLPISSTGHMILASHMLGMENSEFLKTFEISIQLSAVLAIVVMYRDKLFAGLQLYFKLFWAFIPVSVVGLLFYDAIKAVLFNTVVVSVMLILGGIVLIWLDKWTRNRETQYEELEDISTKSALMIGVAQCFALIPGTSRAAATIIGGAAIGYNERQATEFSFLLAIPTMAAATGYDLFKTASVISMEQFMLLGVGSVFAFIFAWIAVKGFLKIVDHYGFRHFGYYRIGLATIFLILAYGFGITLY; encoded by the coding sequence ATGAGCATTATTGAAGTTATTATCCTCAGCATTATTGAGGGCATTACTGAGTTTTTACCGATTTCATCAACGGGACACATGATTTTGGCTTCCCACATGCTGGGGATGGAGAACTCTGAGTTCCTTAAGACTTTTGAAATCTCCATCCAGCTTTCGGCGGTGCTGGCCATTGTGGTAATGTATCGCGATAAGCTGTTTGCCGGTCTGCAGCTGTACTTTAAATTATTTTGGGCGTTTATTCCCGTGTCGGTGGTAGGATTGTTGTTCTATGATGCCATCAAAGCGGTGCTTTTTAATACGGTTGTGGTAAGCGTGATGCTTATTTTAGGGGGTATTGTGCTTATCTGGCTCGACAAGTGGACCCGCAACCGCGAAACCCAATATGAGGAGCTGGAAGACATCTCCACGAAGAGTGCCCTGATGATTGGAGTTGCCCAGTGTTTTGCACTTATTCCCGGCACCTCACGAGCTGCAGCTACCATAATCGGTGGAGCAGCAATTGGCTATAATGAGCGTCAGGCTACCGAATTTTCCTTTCTGTTGGCTATTCCCACCATGGCAGCAGCTACAGGCTATGATCTGTTCAAAACAGCATCAGTAATTTCAATGGAGCAATTTATGCTATTAGGAGTGGGAAGTGTCTTTGCTTTTATTTTTGCCTGGATCGCCGTAAAAGGATTTTTAAAAATTGTGGACCATTACGGTTTCCGTCATTTCGGCTATTACCGTATTGGACTGGCTACGATATTTTTGATCCTGGCGTACGGCTTCGGCATTACATTGTATTAA
- a CDS encoding ferredoxin family protein, which yields MKLMDLTERLGLVSYRNQAKSDIKPHIEVDTDICNSTCPHKCTTYVCPANCYTMDEDGKVHFQVEDCIECGTCMYACDQGAVDWNYPDPEIGRGVTWNFG from the coding sequence ATGAAATTAATGGATCTTACTGAACGACTGGGACTGGTCAGCTATCGCAACCAGGCAAAATCAGATATTAAACCCCATATTGAGGTAGATACAGATATCTGTAACTCAACTTGTCCACATAAATGTACCACCTATGTGTGCCCCGCTAACTGCTATACGATGGATGAGGACGGCAAAGTGCATTTCCAGGTAGAAGACTGTATTGAATGTGGGACGTGCATGTATGCATGTGATCAGGGAGCTGTAGACTGGAATTATCCCGATCCTGAAATTGGCCGCGGTGTAACTTGGAATTTTGGATAA
- a CDS encoding plastocyanin/azurin family copper-binding protein, producing MTRFAPYLLSLVLLFVTACGGGSDQQQTENQTAETQATEQTDNIRTIEVIGIDRMKYVVENDAEGITTGDEVGDYLLLESITAAPGEELRIRLHTESEMPAQAMSHNFVLLTMDADAQAFANAAAQARDNEYIPADREDQIIAHSDLAAGGETVEVTFTVPEETGEYDYLCSFTGHFAGGMVGTLNVEE from the coding sequence ATGACACGTTTTGCTCCTTATTTACTTTCATTAGTGCTACTTTTTGTAACTGCTTGCGGCGGTGGATCTGATCAGCAACAGACTGAAAATCAAACAGCAGAAACACAAGCTACCGAACAAACTGACAATATTCGGACAATAGAAGTGATCGGTATCGACCGGATGAAATATGTAGTTGAAAATGATGCCGAAGGTATTACAACTGGAGACGAAGTAGGAGATTACCTACTCCTTGAATCGATAACAGCAGCTCCTGGGGAAGAGCTTCGAATTCGGTTGCACACCGAAAGCGAGATGCCTGCCCAAGCAATGTCGCACAATTTTGTACTGCTGACCATGGATGCAGATGCCCAAGCATTTGCCAACGCTGCAGCACAAGCCCGTGATAATGAATATATCCCTGCTGACAGAGAAGATCAGATCATCGCACACTCCGACCTCGCTGCCGGCGGAGAAACGGTTGAAGTAACTTTTACTGTACCAGAAGAGACCGGAGAATATGATTATCTCTGTAGCTTTACCGGACACTTTGCTGGTGGCATGGTAGGTACTCTTAATGTTGAAGAATAA
- a CDS encoding PH domain-containing protein, whose protein sequence is MGEARTTFKAPWDWLLILMTSGITILLLGLNYVMPGTIPTLITWSIILGALSFGIFGYHLEDDQLKILRLGWSKDIDFSEIKNVEFKPHAMTGSVRTFGIGGLFGYVGYFRNSILKSYKAYVTHRDKTVVLTTEEGEVVVSPDDPKAFVASLKLVLGNDQ, encoded by the coding sequence ATGGGAGAAGCCAGAACAACCTTCAAAGCACCGTGGGATTGGCTGCTGATCCTAATGACGAGCGGAATTACCATATTGCTCTTGGGGCTAAATTACGTTATGCCTGGAACGATACCTACTCTTATAACATGGTCAATTATTTTGGGTGCACTCAGCTTTGGCATATTTGGATATCACCTTGAGGATGATCAGCTTAAAATTTTACGGCTCGGATGGTCGAAGGATATCGATTTCTCGGAGATCAAAAATGTTGAATTTAAACCTCATGCGATGACGGGATCAGTGCGAACATTTGGTATTGGCGGGCTGTTCGGCTACGTCGGGTATTTCCGAAATAGTATCCTGAAAAGCTACAAAGCGTATGTTACCCATCGGGATAAAACGGTAGTATTAACAACCGAAGAGGGAGAAGTTGTTGTTTCACCTGATGATCCCAAGGCGTTCGTAGCCTCACTGAAATTAGTTTTAGGGAATGATCAGTGA
- a CDS encoding carboxypeptidase-like regulatory domain-containing protein, giving the protein MHLFNKKVLISALTLLIGVTIISNEALAQETGAKLSGQVIDASTQEVLSGVEITVQGEDMQKTSGDDGTFSFKNLKPGSYTVTANAEGYQDWEQEVEVTKKGGALKIEMKPAGS; this is encoded by the coding sequence ATGCATTTATTCAATAAAAAAGTTCTTATTTCAGCATTAACATTATTAATTGGAGTAACCATTATTTCAAATGAAGCACTGGCTCAAGAGACTGGTGCAAAACTATCTGGACAGGTTATTGATGCCTCAACTCAAGAAGTGTTATCGGGCGTAGAGATAACCGTACAAGGCGAAGATATGCAGAAAACGTCCGGTGATGATGGAACATTTAGTTTTAAAAACCTCAAGCCCGGAAGTTATACTGTTACTGCCAATGCAGAAGGTTACCAAGATTGGGAGCAAGAAGTTGAGGTTACCAAGAAAGGTGGTGCTTTAAAGATTGAAATGAAACCGGCAGGTAGTTAA
- a CDS encoding beta-sandwich domain-containing protein, giving the protein MNWFKKTTIFSAVILLIGMTIMAGNAVAQENVEVSLTGEVVDASTQEALSGVQLTLEGADKETTSSDDGSFTFEMVSAGTYTLTATADGYEDWEQEVEVKESGNSITVELQPKDY; this is encoded by the coding sequence ATGAATTGGTTCAAGAAAACAACAATCTTTTCTGCAGTAATACTTTTGATAGGAATGACAATTATGGCAGGAAATGCGGTTGCTCAAGAAAACGTTGAGGTATCACTAACTGGTGAAGTTGTTGATGCGTCAACGCAAGAGGCGTTATCTGGAGTTCAGTTAACCCTTGAAGGTGCTGATAAGGAAACAACAAGTTCTGATGATGGCTCTTTCACTTTTGAAATGGTTAGTGCCGGAACTTATACGCTTACAGCAACAGCTGATGGATATGAGGATTGGGAGCAAGAAGTAGAAGTTAAAGAAAGTGGAAATTCAATAACTGTTGAGCTGCAACCCAAAGACTACTAA
- a CDS encoding acyl-CoA dehydrogenase: protein MSSNSFNIDDPFQFESELSEDDRMIMETARDYAQSKLEPRALKGNQEEYFDKDIATEMGDLGLLGSYLPPKYGGVDASQTAYGLIAREVERVDSGYRSFMSVQSSLVMFPIFKFGTEEQKERFLPKLATGELIGCFGLTEPDHGSDPGSMATTAVKTDGGWILNGAKMWITNSPIADVGIVWAKAKESKDDEGEIRGFIVESDMDGYSTPSTKHKMSLRASETGEMVFEDVFVPDENAFPDIRGLKGPFTCLNSARYGIAWGTVGAAEFCYQKAREYVLDRKQFGYPIGANQLPQTKLANMLTDITQMQLLAWRLGKLKDEGRAHHSMVSMAKRNNCGTALEIARIARDMHGANGITGEYRVIHHVMNLESVNTYEGTYDIHGLILGREITDIQAFVPRGNDMPEN from the coding sequence ATGTCCAGCAATAGTTTTAATATTGACGATCCCTTTCAATTTGAATCCGAGCTTTCTGAAGATGATCGCATGATCATGGAAACAGCTCGCGATTATGCCCAGAGCAAATTAGAGCCGCGAGCACTGAAAGGAAATCAAGAAGAGTATTTTGACAAAGATATCGCTACAGAAATGGGCGACTTGGGACTACTTGGTTCCTACCTTCCGCCTAAATATGGCGGGGTAGACGCAAGCCAGACGGCTTATGGACTTATTGCCCGAGAAGTCGAACGGGTAGATTCAGGTTACCGCTCCTTTATGTCGGTACAATCGTCGTTGGTTATGTTTCCTATTTTCAAATTCGGAACTGAGGAACAGAAAGAACGATTTCTGCCAAAGTTAGCAACCGGAGAACTCATTGGCTGCTTTGGATTGACCGAGCCCGATCACGGTTCTGATCCCGGATCAATGGCTACGACCGCTGTAAAAACGGACGGCGGCTGGATTTTAAACGGTGCTAAAATGTGGATTACAAATTCCCCCATTGCCGATGTGGGAATTGTCTGGGCAAAAGCCAAAGAAAGCAAAGATGACGAAGGCGAAATTCGTGGTTTTATTGTCGAAAGCGACATGGATGGATACAGCACGCCATCTACTAAGCATAAAATGTCACTCCGCGCATCAGAAACGGGCGAAATGGTATTTGAGGATGTTTTTGTCCCAGACGAAAATGCTTTCCCGGATATCCGCGGACTCAAAGGTCCCTTTACCTGCCTGAACTCTGCACGCTATGGCATTGCCTGGGGAACGGTTGGTGCAGCGGAATTCTGCTATCAGAAAGCACGGGAGTATGTACTCGATCGCAAGCAGTTTGGGTATCCCATCGGAGCCAATCAACTGCCGCAGACCAAATTGGCAAATATGTTAACCGATATCACTCAGATGCAACTGCTCGCATGGCGGTTGGGTAAGCTCAAAGACGAGGGACGTGCTCATCATTCTATGGTATCAATGGCCAAACGTAATAACTGTGGTACGGCATTAGAAATTGCGCGTATTGCCCGAGATATGCATGGTGCTAACGGCATTACCGGTGAATATCGCGTAATTCACCATGTCATGAATCTCGAATCTGTAAACACTTACGAAGGCACCTACGATATTCACGGATTAATATTGGGGCGTGAAATTACCGATATTCAGGCGTTTGTTCCCCGTGGAAATGATATGCCGGAGAATTAA
- a CDS encoding DUF488 domain-containing protein, protein MSKNQFLTKRIYQEYSPDDGYRVLVDRLWPRGVSKEEARLNEWLKNIAPSTELRKWFDHDAQKFDEFRNRYKVELQQKPELTEHLIKIAEDQQVTLLYAAKEERHNHASVLKRFLESVST, encoded by the coding sequence ATGAGTAAGAATCAATTTTTGACCAAACGAATTTACCAAGAGTACTCTCCTGATGATGGGTACCGGGTGTTGGTAGATCGGCTTTGGCCGAGGGGAGTATCTAAAGAGGAGGCCCGGTTAAATGAGTGGCTTAAGAATATCGCGCCCTCAACAGAGCTTCGAAAATGGTTCGATCATGATGCCCAAAAATTTGATGAGTTTCGAAACCGATATAAAGTAGAGTTACAGCAGAAGCCAGAGTTAACAGAACACTTGATTAAAATTGCTGAGGATCAGCAAGTAACTTTGCTTTATGCAGCTAAAGAGGAGAGGCATAATCATGCTTCTGTATTGAAAAGATTTCTTGAATCTGTTAGTACGTGA
- a CDS encoding cytochrome B, which yields MYTGFQHLHSGIAYLVLLILVGVVIYAAMNFINNKPFTEKSRKISLIGLIAAHTQLLIGLVLYVISPVGLSNFSGEAMGDAMSRLYMLEHPLTMIIGIVLITIGYSKAKSGDDDAARHKKIFIFYGLGLFLILLRIPWSVWPGM from the coding sequence ATGTACACCGGCTTTCAACATCTGCACTCCGGCATCGCGTATTTGGTACTGCTCATTTTAGTAGGCGTAGTGATTTATGCTGCTATGAATTTCATTAACAACAAGCCTTTTACTGAAAAATCGCGCAAGATTTCGTTGATTGGACTCATCGCCGCCCATACACAACTGCTCATCGGATTAGTACTTTATGTTATATCACCGGTTGGGCTTTCAAACTTCTCCGGCGAAGCAATGGGCGATGCCATGTCGCGATTGTATATGTTGGAGCATCCGTTGACCATGATTATCGGAATCGTATTAATCACTATCGGCTATTCCAAAGCCAAAAGTGGAGATGATGATGCTGCACGGCACAAGAAAATTTTCATTTTTTACGGGCTGGGATTATTCTTGATTCTGCTTCGTATTCCATGGTCAGTTTGGCCGGGCATGTAG
- a CDS encoding Atu2307/SP_0267 family LLM class monooxygenase encodes MEFGLYTFVENTPHPELDRMLTPAERFENLMEEIELADEAGLDLFGIGEHHREEYLSSSPTTILAAAAARTKQIRLSSAVTVLGSEDPVRAYQQFATIDQLAKGRAEIMVGRGSFVESFPLFGYDLQDYEELFEEKLDLLLELRENETISWSGKHRPDIDNRGVYPQPYQDQIPVWRAVGGTPKSAYSAGALGLPMALGIIGGQPEQFKQLADIHKRGAEENGHQPPKLSINSHGFIAENSNEAADIAFPAFKVTMDKIGKERGWPPMTRDKFEASRTLRGANAVGDPQEIIDKVLFQHEIFGHDRFLLQMSVGSIPHKKLLKSIELFATEVKPAVNKALNET; translated from the coding sequence ATGGAATTTGGTTTATACACCTTTGTCGAAAATACCCCGCATCCCGAGTTGGATCGTATGTTAACACCCGCCGAACGATTCGAAAATCTGATGGAGGAAATAGAATTGGCAGACGAAGCGGGACTTGATCTGTTTGGGATAGGGGAACACCATCGCGAGGAGTATTTGTCATCATCGCCTACCACCATCCTCGCAGCGGCTGCAGCAAGGACAAAGCAAATTCGATTGAGTAGTGCCGTAACGGTGCTCGGTTCTGAAGATCCAGTTCGAGCATATCAGCAGTTTGCGACTATCGATCAACTTGCCAAAGGTCGGGCCGAGATTATGGTGGGACGTGGTTCCTTTGTAGAATCCTTTCCGCTGTTTGGCTATGATCTGCAAGATTACGAAGAACTGTTTGAAGAAAAATTGGATCTGTTGCTTGAACTCCGTGAAAACGAAACCATTTCCTGGAGTGGAAAGCATCGTCCCGATATAGACAATCGTGGCGTATATCCGCAGCCATACCAAGATCAAATTCCCGTATGGAGGGCCGTGGGGGGAACCCCGAAATCAGCATACTCAGCCGGAGCACTGGGGCTGCCCATGGCGCTGGGTATTATTGGCGGTCAGCCCGAGCAGTTCAAACAGCTGGCTGATATCCATAAAAGGGGAGCAGAAGAAAATGGTCACCAGCCGCCCAAGTTGAGTATCAACTCACACGGTTTCATAGCCGAAAATTCCAATGAAGCCGCTGATATTGCATTTCCGGCTTTTAAGGTAACAATGGACAAGATTGGCAAGGAGCGTGGTTGGCCACCGATGACGCGCGACAAGTTTGAAGCCTCTCGAACATTGCGTGGGGCCAATGCTGTAGGCGATCCACAAGAAATAATTGATAAAGTGCTGTTTCAACACGAAATTTTTGGTCACGATCGGTTTTTGCTGCAGATGAGCGTGGGATCAATCCCACACAAGAAGCTGCTTAAATCCATAGAACTGTTTGCCACTGAAGTAAAGCCGGCGGTAAATAAAGCACTTAATGAAACATAA
- the rfbB gene encoding dTDP-glucose 4,6-dehydratase, producing the protein MKKRILVTGGAGFIGSNLLLHLHEKYPEAHFLNIDKLSYASDLSYLDPIKGSNRYTFKKLDIVDRKAVRDIIRSYKPEGVFHLAAESHVDNSIKGPEPFIKSNVLGTFNLLEECRQFWKEDEGRWQNNRFLHVSTDEVYGELGEQGAFSEDSPYAPNSPYSASKAGSDFVVRSYFHTYGMNVVTTNCSNNFGPHQHDEKLIPTVIRTALNKNNIPVYGKGENVRDWLYVTDHCEAMDLVFREGTTGETYIVGGNNEWKNIDLVKKICDILNEEVGEGPESDYKSLITFVTDRPGHDFRYAIDASKIKEELGWKSQESFEERLRETIQWYVKRYNK; encoded by the coding sequence ATGAAGAAGAGAATTTTAGTTACAGGGGGTGCGGGATTTATAGGATCTAATTTACTACTACATCTGCATGAAAAATATCCAGAGGCCCATTTTTTAAATATTGATAAGCTGAGTTACGCATCGGACTTATCGTATCTTGATCCCATCAAGGGATCGAATCGTTATACGTTTAAAAAACTTGATATTGTCGACCGGAAAGCGGTTCGAGACATCATTCGAAGTTATAAGCCTGAAGGGGTATTTCATCTGGCGGCCGAATCACATGTTGATAATTCGATCAAAGGCCCGGAGCCATTTATAAAGTCGAATGTGTTGGGGACATTTAACTTGCTCGAAGAATGCCGACAGTTTTGGAAAGAGGATGAAGGGCGTTGGCAAAATAACCGTTTTTTACACGTTTCAACTGACGAAGTGTATGGCGAATTGGGCGAACAGGGAGCTTTTTCTGAGGATTCGCCGTACGCGCCCAATTCTCCGTATTCAGCATCAAAGGCGGGGAGTGATTTTGTTGTACGATCTTATTTCCATACCTACGGGATGAATGTAGTGACGACCAATTGTTCCAATAACTTTGGTCCGCACCAGCATGATGAGAAGTTAATTCCCACGGTTATTCGTACGGCATTAAACAAAAATAATATTCCCGTATATGGTAAAGGAGAAAATGTGCGGGATTGGCTGTATGTAACAGATCATTGTGAAGCGATGGATTTAGTTTTTCGAGAGGGAACAACAGGGGAAACTTATATTGTTGGCGGTAATAATGAGTGGAAGAATATTGACTTGGTAAAAAAGATTTGTGATATCTTGAATGAAGAGGTAGGGGAGGGACCTGAATCAGATTATAAGTCCCTCATCACGTTTGTTACTGATCGTCCGGGCCATGATTTTCGGTATGCGATTGATGCTTCTAAAATCAAGGAAGAGCTGGGATGGAAAAGCCAAGAATCTTTTGAAGAGCGTCTGAGAGAGACTATTCAATGGTATGTTAAGCGTTATAACAAATAG
- a CDS encoding hotdog domain-containing protein, giving the protein MRPLDTSIERTLPFSSDQELRKRFMIVDKEIPGNIRWGRLLEELDKIAEDIALDYVHRFDPEGRVVTAAVDDIALHVPADITKDVYLRARINYVGRTSMEVGIRVDQDKEADQSLAACYFTMVARKGEGDEAESLPIPPLEYESTIEKERYNAAIKRREKYREQIDALEEPPSKEEYQMLRELHKAQEKEDFDGLLAGNQIRNSVERMYPDLENVPQKIFGGYVIRRAFELALIQAEEILPDRPVFVRVNRINFLQPIRIGDKLDFTSRIVYTGNTSMTLEIDIERTSMDKVTKALSNTCVFTFVNVDEELTPKPVPKIYPTTYAEDERYLKAHRRRMERLDQ; this is encoded by the coding sequence ATGCGACCACTCGATACCTCCATTGAACGAACTCTTCCCTTTAGTAGTGATCAAGAATTACGTAAAAGATTTATGATTGTTGATAAGGAAATACCGGGAAATATCAGATGGGGACGCCTGTTGGAAGAGCTTGACAAAATCGCCGAAGATATCGCCCTCGATTATGTCCACAGGTTCGATCCCGAAGGTCGGGTAGTTACCGCTGCGGTGGATGATATCGCTCTGCATGTTCCGGCCGATATCACCAAAGATGTATACCTGCGGGCACGCATTAATTATGTGGGGCGAACATCGATGGAGGTCGGTATCCGGGTAGATCAGGATAAAGAGGCCGACCAATCACTGGCGGCCTGTTACTTTACCATGGTCGCACGTAAAGGGGAAGGAGATGAGGCCGAGAGTCTACCCATTCCTCCATTAGAGTATGAAAGTACCATCGAAAAAGAGCGTTACAATGCCGCTATTAAACGACGTGAAAAATACCGCGAGCAGATCGACGCCCTGGAAGAACCCCCCAGCAAAGAAGAGTACCAGATGCTTCGGGAACTTCACAAGGCACAAGAAAAGGAGGATTTTGACGGGCTGCTGGCCGGCAATCAGATCCGAAATAGCGTAGAACGTATGTACCCGGATCTGGAAAATGTGCCCCAGAAAATATTTGGTGGATACGTTATTCGCAGGGCTTTTGAATTGGCCTTAATCCAAGCTGAGGAAATACTACCCGATCGTCCCGTTTTTGTACGCGTAAATCGCATTAACTTTTTGCAGCCCATTCGCATTGGCGATAAGCTCGATTTCACCAGCCGCATTGTGTATACCGGCAACACATCTATGACCCTTGAAATTGATATCGAACGCACCAGCATGGATAAAGTAACCAAAGCCTTGTCAAATACCTGCGTCTTTACTTTTGTAAATGTGGATGAGGAGCTAACTCCCAAACCAGTGCCTAAGATATATCCAACCACTTATGCCGAAGATGAACGGTATCTAAAAGCACACCGACGACGGATGGAACGACTTGACCAGTAG
- a CDS encoding acyl-CoA dehydrogenase family protein translates to MSTDVMNSSTELNFNLSEEQQLIKDSIKDFVERHVKPGVKERDASKEFPHELVNQLAEQGFMGMVHPEKYGGGGVGHVSFCLAIEEIARWDASLALTVASHTSLASGHIALAANESQKEKYLTPLAKGKKLGAWCLTEPGSGSDASGMKTTALKKGEKYILNGSKIFITQGSVGDIYVVLAKTDPDKGTKGISAFIVEGDWDGVESGKKMEKLGMNSSDTTEVIFEDVEVPKENLLGELGRGFVDTMKVLDGGRIGIGALSVGIARGALEESLKYSGERKQFGSPIGDFQAIETKIANMATEVDAARMLVHRAAWLKDQEKPFTKEVSMAKLFASELAVRAADEAVQIHGGYGYIKEYHVERFMRDAKLMTIGEGTSEVQRMIIARELKKEFWG, encoded by the coding sequence ATGAGCACTGACGTAATGAATAGCTCAACTGAGCTTAACTTCAATCTTTCCGAGGAACAACAACTCATCAAAGATAGTATTAAGGATTTCGTCGAACGGCATGTCAAACCCGGCGTAAAAGAGCGCGATGCCAGCAAAGAATTTCCGCATGAGCTCGTTAACCAGTTAGCCGAACAGGGGTTTATGGGGATGGTTCATCCCGAAAAATATGGTGGCGGTGGTGTGGGACACGTCAGCTTTTGTCTGGCTATTGAAGAGATTGCTCGATGGGATGCCTCACTGGCTTTGACTGTAGCTTCACACACTTCTCTGGCTTCAGGGCACATCGCCCTGGCAGCCAACGAATCCCAAAAGGAAAAGTACCTAACGCCGCTTGCCAAAGGTAAAAAACTGGGGGCATGGTGCCTGACGGAACCCGGATCGGGAAGTGATGCATCGGGCATGAAAACAACAGCCCTAAAAAAAGGCGAGAAATATATTCTTAATGGCTCCAAGATTTTTATTACCCAGGGCTCAGTTGGAGATATATACGTAGTACTGGCAAAAACGGATCCTGATAAAGGAACAAAAGGCATCAGTGCTTTTATTGTGGAGGGAGATTGGGATGGCGTTGAATCCGGCAAAAAGATGGAAAAGCTGGGCATGAATTCCAGCGATACTACCGAGGTTATTTTTGAGGATGTGGAAGTGCCCAAAGAAAATTTGTTGGGTGAACTGGGCCGTGGTTTTGTTGATACGATGAAAGTGCTCGACGGCGGACGTATTGGCATTGGTGCCCTATCAGTAGGCATTGCACGCGGGGCTCTCGAGGAATCTCTGAAATATTCAGGAGAACGTAAGCAGTTTGGATCTCCCATCGGCGACTTCCAGGCTATTGAGACGAAAATAGCAAACATGGCTACGGAAGTGGATGCCGCTCGCATGCTGGTCCACCGCGCAGCCTGGCTCAAAGATCAGGAGAAGCCTTTTACCAAAGAAGTTTCGATGGCCAAGTTGTTTGCTTCTGAGCTGGCGGTACGCGCCGCAGATGAAGCTGTGCAAATTCATGGTGGTTACGGCTACATCAAAGAATATCACGTGGAGCGTTTTATGCGCGATGCCAAACTTATGACCATTGGCGAAGGTACTTCCGAAGTACAGCGCATGATTATCGCCCGGGAACTCAAAAAAGAATTCTGGGGATAA